The nucleotide sequence TCACCCTAGTTAAAATCATAATTCTTTCGTTTAAGCTTTATCCTTACAAACATTCTTACTTTTacgcattcgactacccaaatagtTGGGTTAGGCATAgacactctcattgagagttaagcatacacattcgacccgtttaattgggttggcataaacactctcgttgagagttaagcatacacattcgacccgtttaatttgggttggcataaacactctcgttgAGAGTTTAGCATACATTTTACTCTTCGTTCAATCCGCATAACGGATTCTAACTTTCACATTCATTATGGCATTCAAGCTACCCGTTAAAACGGATAGCGTTCGTCTTTACTTGACATGACTTAATTTCAATCGGTTAACATATATAACTTAACACAACTTTCCTTAGCATACCCAAATCCACAAGGGATTTGTCGCGTACTTGCTACTTGTCACATTTGTTATACAAGAATAGTTCTACATCAATTATATAAAAAGAGAATATAACAAGGATTTGTATGCAATGAATCATACCTCGATCTTGTACACCTCCCGCTTTACTAGTGTTCGAGctttcttccttcacgcctacattacaacattcgtttacttagttaaatcaAGTCATTCCATCATTTTCTTCTCATACCACATATataagcattttatcaaacacttggtgggcaTTGTATTTACAATCATAATGTACAAGTGTTCATAGCATGGATTTTACTTGATTAACTTTCTAGTTTAACAAGAATTGGTTAAATTGCTATCTTTCCTTCATCTTATGATAATTTGTCTAATTTCTTTATCACATACAAGATCATGCAACAACTCGCAATTGTAAGCATATTATAAAAACCATCTTGTTCATGCAAGTCCTACAACATATGGGTATAAACCCTAACCCTTTCAATAATCGAAATCAAGCATAATTCCCAGTCTATTATGAGTTCCTAACTTACATTTGCACAAGAATTGCACCTAATTTCACGTTTGGGTCAAAAACCCATTTCTCATCACTCACTAAAACAGGATTTTCGACTTACCTATTGATGTTCGAGCTTAGATGGTTGACAATTCGGGTTCTAGCATTGATTTGGGCTCTCAATTTCTTCTTAATCTTGAGAATCCttgaaaactagggttttcccCCCTTTGTCTTGCTTCTGGTCGACTACAACACACATCAGTGTGTTTATTTTTGTGGTTTCTCTAGTTTAGTGAAACTAATATTACATTTAACAAGTTCAGCCCCTAAGTTTCAAGTGTTGACATTTTTCACACTAACTTTCTTTCTTATTAATTAATATCATATTCTTTTAActtggttaattttttttatatttttatatacttAAAACAACATAAATGGATAGcgtattttggggtgttacaagtctaccccccttaaaagaggtttcgtccccgaaacctgagcACATAACCAATTTAAATACTGACATACCGAAGAGAAAAGGATAGTGTTTCCTCATTTCGTCTTCTGCTTCCCACGTAAGATCCGAACCTTTCCGGTGCCGCCATTGCACCAACACCTGTTTAACAGCTTTGTTGCGGAGATTCTTCACTTTGAAGTCTTTAATGGCTATGGGTCTTTCAACATAGTTTAACCCCTCGTCCAACTCAATGTCATCGAGAGGTACTAATGTTGTGTCATCCGCAAGACATTTCCTCAATTGCGACACGTGGAAGGTATTGTGAATCCCCTCTAGAGCAGGCGGTAATTCTAATCGATACGCAACCCTTCCAACCCGAGCTAAGATTTTAAACGGTCCGATGTAACGGGGACCTAACTTACCCCGTTTGCGAAAACGgattatacccttccatggggacacTTTTAGCAAGACaaaatctccgacttggaattcaaTAGGACGCCTTCTCTTGTCTGCATAAGCTTTTTGCCGATCTTGGGCTGCTTTCAACTTTGTTCTAACCATTTCAATCTTTTCATTCGTTACTGCTATTAAATCACTTGGTGCAAGCTCTCTTTGTCCTACTTcgccccaacatacgggagtcctACATTTTCTCCCGTATAGTAGTTcgtaaggtgccatttgaataccactatggtaactgttattataagaaaattcgacCAGTGGCAATTGGTCGTCCCAACTTCCCCCAAAATCTAAGGCACACACCCTCAGCATATCAACaagtgtttgaatggttctttctgactggccgtcagtttgagggtggTAGGCGATACTTATGTGCAATTTCGTACCCACACT is from Helianthus annuus cultivar XRQ/B chromosome 9, HanXRQr2.0-SUNRISE, whole genome shotgun sequence and encodes:
- the LOC110874114 gene encoding uncharacterized protein LOC110874114 codes for the protein MAPYELLYGRKCRTPVCWGEVGQRELAPSDLIAVTNEKIEMVRTKLKAAQDRQKAYADKRRRPIEFQVGDFVLLKVSPWKGIIRFRKRGKLGPRYIGPFKILARVGRVAYRLELPPALEGIHNTFHVSQLRKCLADDTTLVPLDDIELDEGLNYVERPIAIKDFKVKNLRNKAVKQVLVQWRHRKGSDLTWEAEDEMRKHYPFLFGVKEESSNTSKAGGVQDRGKTPL